A genomic region of Bacillus marinisedimentorum contains the following coding sequences:
- the hisJ gene encoding histidinol-phosphatase HisJ, whose translation MKADGHIHTPFCPHGSSDSLELYVERAAALGFQEMTFTEHAPLPESFLDPAPTRDSSMSRADLDRYFTGIRKVKDKYRKDIRVNAGLEVDFIRGYEKETADFLNDIGHELDDSILSVHFIYAGGEWVCMDYSANEFNRLTDKAGSVENVYRLYYETVHASVLSDLGPYKPKRIGHMTLARKFQKKFPVHQDFKPEILSILNDIKRLGLELDYNGAGTVKPGCLEPYPPGWAAAEADRLGIPLIYGSDAHAADGLGQGISALEPDVRFSLPSGSRRRYHL comes from the coding sequence ATAAAAGCCGATGGCCATATCCATACCCCATTTTGCCCCCATGGGTCATCCGATTCGCTGGAATTATATGTCGAACGTGCGGCAGCGCTCGGATTTCAGGAAATGACATTTACCGAGCATGCACCGCTGCCCGAATCTTTTTTGGATCCTGCCCCAACGCGTGACAGCAGCATGAGCAGGGCTGATCTGGACCGTTATTTCACTGGTATCAGGAAAGTGAAAGATAAATACCGTAAAGATATCCGGGTGAACGCCGGACTAGAAGTGGATTTTATCAGAGGATATGAAAAGGAAACCGCTGATTTCTTGAATGATATCGGCCATGAGCTTGATGACAGCATCCTGTCGGTTCACTTCATATACGCAGGGGGCGAATGGGTGTGCATGGATTACAGTGCGAATGAGTTCAATCGGCTTACGGATAAAGCAGGATCTGTTGAAAATGTGTACCGGCTTTATTATGAAACGGTCCATGCTTCTGTCCTGTCAGATCTCGGTCCATATAAACCCAAGCGGATCGGCCATATGACGCTGGCCCGTAAATTCCAAAAAAAATTTCCGGTTCATCAAGATTTCAAACCGGAAATCCTCTCTATATTAAATGATATAAAGCGCCTTGGGCTTGAATTGGACTATAATGGCGCCGGCACAGTTAAGCCCGGCTGTCTCGAGCCGTATCCACCAGGTTGGGCTGCAGCGGAAGCTGACAGGCTCGGCATCCCCCTAATTTACGGTTCAGATGCCCATGCCGCAGATGGGCTCGGGCAGGGAATATCAGCCCTGGAGCCTGATGTTCGCTTCAGTCTGCCATCCGGGAGCAGGCGCAGGTATCACCTTTAA
- the refZ gene encoding forespore capture DNA-binding protein RefZ, with translation MKVTHATKDRVMEAAALLFNRKGFDGTSVREIAARANVNVALISYYFGGKKGLMEQLLTGFLEGYISALEGIYDDHTGKSRRECLLNMADAVISFQQKNANLARFVQREITLDTMLNRELMTTYLSKEKYLLQSVLTEGISRKEFRKVPVPYTIMQLKGMFAMPYLHPQYLAEVLHVYPNEQYFYKIYTGEIRRWIEQSLCHHQSQLKVIPAPAPGWQTEANIRLQG, from the coding sequence ATGAAGGTAACGCACGCTACGAAAGACAGGGTGATGGAAGCTGCAGCCCTGTTATTCAATAGAAAAGGGTTCGACGGTACTTCTGTCAGGGAAATAGCAGCGAGGGCTAATGTGAATGTCGCGTTGATTTCATATTACTTCGGCGGAAAGAAAGGGTTGATGGAACAGCTGCTCACGGGTTTCCTGGAAGGATATATATCAGCTCTTGAAGGAATATATGACGATCATACGGGCAAAAGCCGCCGCGAATGCCTGTTGAACATGGCTGATGCGGTCATCTCTTTTCAGCAGAAAAATGCTAACCTGGCCCGTTTTGTACAGAGGGAAATTACGCTCGATACGATGCTCAACCGTGAATTGATGACAACGTACCTTTCAAAAGAAAAATACCTTCTGCAGTCAGTCCTGACAGAAGGCATTTCACGCAAGGAATTCCGCAAAGTCCCTGTTCCTTATACGATCATGCAGCTGAAAGGGATGTTTGCGATGCCTTACCTGCACCCCCAATATCTTGCTGAGGTCCTCCATGTTTATCCAAATGAACAATATTTTTATAAAATATATACCGGTGAAATCAGGAGATGGATCGAGCAATCGCTTTGCCATCACCAGTCTCAGTTAAAGGTGATACCTGCGCCTGCTCCCGGATGGCAGACTGAAGCGAACATCAGGCTCCAGGGCTGA
- a CDS encoding GAF domain-containing protein: MFNVESYEGTKAEKYELLLKQLRALIEGESNQIANLANASALLNQFLDDINWVGFYLREDGELVLGPFNGLPACVRITVGKGVCGTAVSERKTMRIADVHAFPGHIACDAASRSEIVVPLFKEDEVIGVLDIDSPVENRFDETDQHWLEQFAAVLQETF; encoded by the coding sequence ATGTTTAACGTCGAATCATACGAGGGAACAAAAGCGGAGAAATACGAACTTCTCCTGAAGCAGCTAAGAGCGCTGATTGAAGGTGAATCAAATCAGATTGCGAATCTGGCGAACGCTTCTGCACTTTTAAATCAATTTCTTGATGATATAAATTGGGTCGGTTTTTATTTGAGGGAAGACGGTGAGCTTGTACTGGGGCCTTTTAACGGGCTGCCTGCCTGTGTGCGGATCACTGTCGGCAAAGGAGTTTGCGGCACAGCCGTATCGGAAAGGAAAACGATGCGCATCGCAGATGTCCATGCATTCCCCGGCCATATTGCCTGTGATGCCGCTTCCCGTTCTGAGATCGTGGTGCCTCTTTTTAAAGAGGATGAAGTGATCGGGGTATTGGATATTGACAGTCCGGTTGAAAACCGTTTTGATGAAACGGACCAGCACTGGCTAGAACAATTTGCTGCTGTTTTGCAGGAAACATTTTAA
- the megL gene encoding methionine gamma-lyase, whose amino-acid sequence MKKEQRKNFATEAIHGGYDSNHHHDSLAPPIYQTSTFTFSTAEQGEARFAGESEGYIYSRLGNPTVTALEERIAALEGGEAGLAFASGMAAVSAVLFALTKSGDHILVSRGIYGCTFGLLELMEEKHGISHDFSYLETEEEIRRQIKTNTSLIYLETPINPTMKLIDLEMVARIAKEYGIPVVVDNTFSSPYLQRPLDLGCDVVIHSATKYIGGHGDVIAGLVAGKKELMDEIGMTTRKDIGGVIGPFDAWLLLRGLKTLPLRMDRHCENAAKIFDLLKKHPVVENIFYPFDMENPQYPIAKKQMELGGGMISFEIKGGKTEAQKVMNSVNMIKIAVSLGDAESLIQHPATMTHAVIPEEARLHMGIKDNLLRLSVGLEHWEDIWSDLNQALNVLAPEQVHP is encoded by the coding sequence ATGAAAAAAGAACAACGGAAAAACTTTGCGACTGAAGCCATTCATGGTGGTTACGATTCCAATCACCATCATGACAGTCTGGCTCCTCCGATTTATCAGACATCCACATTCACGTTCTCAACTGCAGAACAGGGAGAGGCCCGATTCGCGGGTGAGAGTGAAGGATATATCTATTCAAGGCTCGGCAATCCGACCGTGACGGCGCTCGAAGAAAGAATAGCGGCACTCGAAGGCGGAGAAGCAGGTCTTGCTTTCGCTTCAGGGATGGCAGCGGTCTCTGCGGTACTGTTCGCTCTCACAAAGAGCGGTGACCACATCCTTGTGTCACGGGGAATATACGGGTGCACATTCGGCCTCCTCGAACTGATGGAAGAGAAACACGGCATCTCCCATGATTTCAGTTACCTTGAAACGGAAGAAGAAATAAGGCGGCAAATCAAAACAAACACCTCACTCATTTATCTGGAAACCCCGATCAATCCGACAATGAAATTGATCGATTTGGAAATGGTCGCGCGTATTGCCAAAGAGTATGGAATACCGGTTGTGGTAGACAATACATTCAGCTCACCGTATCTGCAGCGTCCGCTGGACCTGGGCTGCGATGTTGTCATCCACAGTGCAACCAAATATATCGGCGGACACGGGGACGTGATCGCCGGACTTGTAGCGGGCAAAAAAGAGCTGATGGATGAAATCGGCATGACGACCCGCAAAGATATCGGCGGCGTAATCGGGCCGTTTGATGCATGGCTTTTGCTGAGGGGCTTGAAGACCCTGCCGCTGAGAATGGACCGCCATTGCGAAAATGCCGCCAAAATATTTGATCTGCTGAAGAAACATCCGGTAGTCGAGAATATTTTTTATCCATTCGATATGGAAAACCCGCAATATCCGATCGCAAAAAAACAGATGGAACTGGGGGGCGGTATGATTTCCTTTGAAATCAAAGGCGGGAAGACCGAGGCCCAGAAAGTAATGAACAGCGTCAATATGATCAAGATCGCGGTCAGTCTCGGTGACGCCGAATCCTTGATCCAGCATCCGGCAACAATGACTCATGCTGTCATACCGGAAGAAGCACGCCTTCATATGGGAATAAAAGATAACCTGCTCCGACTTTCTGTCGGCCTGGAGCACTGGGAAGACATATGGTCGGATCTCAATCAAGCCCTGAATGTCCTTGCACCTGAGCAAGTGCATCCATAA